GTCAAGAAAAAATGCCTCCCCGTGCTCCACGAGTTTGGCTTCATATGGCCTGAGGTGAGTCATATCACCATCAAAGACATCACGCATGTCTTAAAAAAATATGAGTTCAGGATGTAGTTTAGCAATGTGGAAAACCAAGAAACGTTTAAATCCATTACTGACATTACACATTATATTTTCTGCCCAGGAGCTCAATTGCAGCCTCTTCCCACCTCAAAACGACCACAACCACATGTGTATGGAGGGTCCAGGGGATGAAGACCCTCCATACCAGCCCGTCCGCCATCCTCCCCACCAAGAGGAGTGTCACGCCCTGGGATCTGCACCTGACCAATATACTTGGCTTAAACAGACTGAAAGCTGTACGCTCCAGTGCGGCTATGACAGCGGGCTCTACAGGCGAGGGGCCAAAGTGTTCACGGATGCGTGGATGGCGGTGTGGGCTGTGCTGTGCTTCCTCTCAACCACTCTGACAGTCTTGACCTTTCTCTTGGATTCTCAGCGTTTCTCCTACCCAGAAAGGCCCATCATCTTTCTCTCCATGTGCTGTAACCTGTACAGCGTAGCCTACCTGGTAAGCAGGAGGTTTAGTATTATTTCAATCTATTTAATTTCACTTGTCTTGTTCTTGTTAAGAAATAATAAAGCTATTTCATCAAAAATAATCAGATGAGCACCTTATGGAATAGTTTTTGCATATcgattatttttcatattttataaaaatgttGTAGAGTAACAGCGCCAGCAGTTGAACATAATCCAACAAGAGTACagtttgtttttgagttttcaaAATGTTACATCAATGATTAAATACTAAAAGCACTTTTTGATTCATCACTGCATTCAGATAATTCAGTAATCTCCAGCTCTGCCTCTCTGCATTTAGAAAGAAAGACAATCCGTCCTCTTTTTGCCTTCTTCTGGGATTAATTCAGCCTCACCTCTTTTCCCTTTCTGTTCTTTTATGTCATTTAACAGGTACGACTGACTCTTGGGAGGGAACGTGTTTCCTGCGATCTGGATGCTGCAGCAGTGCCAATTCTGGTACAAGAAGGATTAAAGAGCACTGGCTGTTCCATAgtcttcctcctcctttatTTCTTTGGCATGGCGTCCTCTCTCTGGTTAGTGCAAATAAACACGGACTTGCAGACTTTTTGCTGTATAAATCCTTCATCTCTTTGCCCCAGTTTGATCATTGTCATCAGCAGCTGGGAATGGCTTTTGCTAGAACAATTGGAATATGAGACTTGCATCCTGTTTTCCTTAAAGTCTTACTGCCCTGTCTCATAACCCATGTACCATTTGGGTTCATTTCCGACACATGCAAAGGTAAAAGTGACACTTCTTAAATATGTCCTGTACTGGAAACACTGCTGTTacagctgtttttcttccttttcgcTTGGGCCTTGCTTTCCTGTTTGCCTACACTCTTCCCTATTTGGAAAAGCAAGAGACCAAGGACTTCACTCTCTCCTAAAATATTAACCCTCTATTATGCAACTCACGGCTAGCTGGTGTCAGGATAACTTAATTATAATTGACGACTGGCCATGTCCACCTGATTGGTTATGAAAAAGTTACATAAATGGAAAATTATGTGTCGTTCCAACAGTAATCAGTAGCCTATGGTTTTCCTAAGTATCTTAGTTTCTAGAAACAGATGATTTCTATTcactataaaaagaaaaatataatctGATAAGTGTACCCATGAGAAAAAATGTGTTGCTTATATCGCTCCTTTGTCTGCTCTCTCTTCCAGGTGGGTAATCCTGACCCTCACCTGGTTCTTGGCTGCAGGACTAAAGTGGGGCCATGAGGCTATAGAAATGCACAGCTCCTATTTCCACATAGCTGCATGGGCCATTCCAGCAGTTAAAACCATTGTTATCCTCATCATGAGACTGGTGGATGCAGATGACCTGACTGGGCTCTGCTATGTTGGCAACCAGCAGCAGGAAGCACTCACAGGCTTTGTGGTTGCACCACTGGCCACGTACCTGCTTATAGGTAATTAAAGCATAATATTGGTATTCATTCATCTGCTTATATTGGGTTTCCTTATTTtctactttgtttttcttcctcagcGTTTCTTTAACATACTCAGTTTCTCATTACAATTTTCAAACTGGTGGTCCTCACATGTGcccccctctcctctcctccctcctcctcagGCACTCTGTTCATCTGCGCTGGCCTTGTGGCTCTTTTCAAGATTCGCTCCAATCTGCAGAAGGACGGTGCCAAAACAGACAAGCTGGAACGTTTAATGGTGAAGATTGGagtgttttctgttctttacaCCGTTCCAGCCTCCACCGTTATTGGCTGTTATCTTTACCAACTCTCTAACTGGGGGGAGTTCAGGGCCAGCACCCAGGACTCATATGTGGCATCAGAGATGCTTCGAATCTTCATGTCACTGCTTGTGGGCATCACGTCGGGCATGTGGATCTGGTCAGCAAAAACCCTCCACACCTGGCAGCGCTGCTCTGCGCGCCTGCTCAGGGACAGCAGAGCGAGCCGAGGTGGCAAGAGGGCACCGGGCGAGAGCTGGATCAAACCAGGGAAAGGCAATGAGACGGTGGTCTGAggagaaagaaggagagaaTGGACAGGAATGGAGTTCTGCTTGTTTCTCTCTCGTGTACAGAAACTCACTCTGACAAATGAAGGAGGTCAGAGAATCAATAGATGAGACGGAGATTGCAAATGTGCCACAGGAACGTTGCAGGAATATCACCAAAACAGCCTCTGGATGTAATTGCATCATCAAAGTAAAGACAGTCCTTGACCATGTGCCTCTATGAAGGAGACAAGATGAGAGTCATACATCAGTAGCAACAATAGCCTCTCTACCTTGATAGACTTCCTTTGCTCAGAGAGGTggagaaagcaaaacaaattaaGGAAAAAGAGAGATGGAAAAGGCAGAACTAAAGCATCAACATGCAGACCGGACACCAATAAGCTGTACAGCACCACGTctacctctctgtctctcttttctccAGAGCCTCAGCAGAAGAGACTGAACCTGCTGAATACAAATAACCCTAACGCCATTGTGTCCTTTTAGGGTCTCCTTCAAGTTTTAAATTTTACACTGGAGCAGGTATCATATAGGTGTGGGCTGAAGTTTCCCAGAAGCACCTGATACCTTTAAAACCCCCTCCACATTGAACGTATCAGACAAAGTGTACTGAGAATCTGATACACTGCCTTATAGCCACAGTTTGGttatatttttctgcttttttgggGAACTATACttttttcagttcaagagaACAGTTAATGTTATTCTCAGAATTTTTGGGAAACCAGCTCTAAGCTGTTTTATGCACTATAGAGATATAATATGTGAAGGGTTGGGAAAGCATTGGTAGGACTGAAAGTGAATCACTATACAACACATTTATATGCACAGCCTCATTGATGGGGAGTTTGGTCAGATGTaggtgcaaagaaaaaaaacattctgaGGTAGTCGTCACACAACAATGAATCCTGGTAATACCAGCTGTGACTTTTATTGCCCCATAAATTTGTAAGTGCTAAGATGTCCTGGGAAATGAAGGAATTTGTGCTTTTCTACGAGGAGCTTGGCTAACTTCCAGTGATGTGTATGGTTTTCCTGGAAATCCTGTACCGTATATGCTCTTGAGTCGCCGTGAAATTCAGGAAATTAAATTATTTCCTCTGTCCTTACCCAAATATTGTCTCTATGGCAAGGTAACGGTTAAAGAATTTGAGGTTATTAGACAATCACTTGCCAGAATACACATTACGCAACAGCAAAGGGCCGTCACAGAGACATGCATGTGCTCACACAGATATCACTGTCAAAATGTTTGGCAATAAAAGTAAAGTGAAGACAAGCGGTCTGTATTAGGTGTGGACCCACAGTGGGTGAATTGCAACTGTATGTGTGGGTAAACTGTGTGGGCAGAGCAGCCCACGCTTATTCCACGGGCCCCATGTGGGTGAGCCCACACAGGGCCCACAGCAGTTTTTCCCCCTGTGGCCCACTAAGcacacaaccccccccccccaatgtgTGCTAAATGTAAGTTAGCCCATGTGGGGCCAATAGGACATTTGCCCCTTTGGGTCCCAAAAAAGGGAATTCTGTGGGTATCCCAGCGATGGTTTACCAGAAAATAACCCAGGTGTAGCCCATGATGGCTAGCTTATATTGGGCCCATAGCAGATTTGCCCTTTTTAATCCccatgtgggttttttgtggGCAAGCTATAGTTGGCGTACCTACAAAAAATCTGCACTGATCTCCTTGTGGGTTCTACGGGTCCGCAGTGACCCCACATGGGCTCCAAAGGGGCATATTTGTGGgctgtttaatcacattatCCCTGAATGGCTCAGATATGTGGAGGTTAGAGCAATTCTTTTAGCCACTGATGAGAGGCTGCAGATTGAATGTAGGACCAGTAAATGCCTGACATGATATTTTAACATTACTATTCATCTGAACATCTAAAGTGTCCAAAACCTTTGTACATGAAGTACATGGTTCTCTTTCCACAAATCTTATTCATTAGCTCACCTATGACTATATTTTGGTCAGTATCAGGAATCAAACATCTTCttttgtgtgcttttcttttctggTCTGTTGGTGtgtatattttctttctctatAAATGTCacattatctctctctctctctctctctcactgcccAGTCTGTTTTATATAAGGCTAATTTCCCAGACAATCAAACCCTCATAGGAAGAGACTGTTGCgcattttatttcacattttcatggATGACTCAAACAAGTTATTGTCTCTCAAACTGGATTGGAGCTGTATTTACCAAATTCTGAAATTTCTCCTGTGTCCCGTATATTTGCATGACAATCTTTCCAGCAGCGTTCTTGCATTTCTGCGAGTCTTTATATCTGTAGTATATGTGATGTCTGTCACATTTTGCCTTCCATATTTGAGAAGAATAAGGAAATGTCTGTTTCAAACAGTTGAAATGTATCAGGCCTGGAGCTTTGTCTTCCTGTGTGTCCTCTGTAACTTAGTAGTGCCTCACACGTACCCCTGTTTTTGGCTTAATGTTTGGAATTGGACAGAAAATCATTGTGGGGATTCAACTGCCccaaaatatgttaaatatgagccttttttttaacattaagaGACAACTTTTAATGGTTGTGGTGAAACCTAGAACCCCCTCAAGAAAGTGTTTCTTAAACCAGCGTAGCCTGGCACATTTATTACAtttccaaagtcaaacaaacattaCATTCACTCAAAGTGAATTAAATTAACCTCTGACCACCTCCCCTCTGAGCTAATGTAGTTTCCCTGCTAATGTTTTGGCCGTCTCCCCTATGACCACACTGAGCTTCAGGTAACATTTCCAAACAATCACAGAATGTGCCTTGAAACCCAGTGCGTATGTGTCAAGCTTAATAAAGATTGAGAACCACTGATTATACCGATTTGTTAAATGTTTGCCAGAAACCCAGATATGAATGACTGCCGAAGTCAGTTCACCAGCACTGATCGCAGCCTTTAAGGTCTGGACTGACCCCTGTGTAGAAAAGTCAATATCGTCAATGTTTTATAATGAAATTGCTAATTTATCCttgtaaaaaaaatgacaacaaattttaaaatgtgtttgttatttaaaacagttttgtatcagaagaataaaaaaaattgttttctgaCATGCTGACGGGGTTATATGTGTGCCTCTGACTTTGATGAGTGTTGATTTCATTGTAGTGACATTTTTCGTTGTACATCgggagaaaaaatgaaaattgccCTCCAGTTTCTATAAAGCTTAAAGGTAAACCTTTACCTGAACACAAAGATACtcaaattacattttcaaatcgtcatcaCTCGAATAGCCAACAGACAAATAAAATAggtaaatgactgaaaaaattATTATGTACAGAAGAGTAGAGTTTGGTCATAAAGTGCAATTAGTGAGCATACTATTGTAATGGTAAGACATTCAAAATGTACGATTGTTATCATATAAAATTCTAGTTTTgtataaacaaacagacaatCCATGACTCATAAAGGCCACTAAAAAGTAGTGTGAATGAGTGAACCCATGGATGACTGCtttattgttttgcttttggcCCATGCAGTGTAACATCCTTGCACGTCCTCTGGGATGTGTTTACTTACTGGGTTGAACAATGCTGCCACCTCTTGTCTAATGAGgcaaattaaattttaatggtCTTTCAGACACAAGTGCATTTACAATTTGCTCAATTATTTGCCGGCACGCAACCCTATTAGGTCTTTTATCGAATTTGCGTTTCTTTTTAACGTTCACTCCGGGTTAGGATACGTAATGCTCTATATCCACTAAATTCCATTTGAATCCACAGTGTAAACATGGTGATTATGCTGTGTAAACACGACTTTACCATCAATCACATCTTATCAGCTATGAACTTTCAACCCCTCCAACAGACGCACACGTTTACAGCACACACAGGAGTATTTGCAGAAGCACACACTGACTCTCACTTCAAAATTAGCTGTAATTTGGCTTTACAATTACACTTAATACAAGCAAGACTGCAATTTACTGGTGCAGGGGTAAAATTACATCTGGAGAAACTGATTAATTCTGGGCATGTTAGACTGTCtgaatgagtgtgtgtatgtgcccGAGAGcaaatgtgtgtgcgtgtgcgtcgGCAAGCGAGAGAGTCCAAATATCTAAGTCTGAAGCTCAGATTGCCTTCCTGTAATTTACTGTGAGTGAACTGAGTGTTTCTTTAAGAACACACTCGAAAGCCTGAGGTAAAGGGAAAGTGACAGCATCTCCTTCTCTATTGTTTCCAGATGTGGCTcctctaaaacacacacatacacacaccggtacatgcagacagagagagtgagagtaCACGCACATGCATGTTCGCACACTGACATGTGtgttcacaaacacagacaagcaagaggaggagttaAATTCTCTTAAATTTATACCCTATATGGTGGTTTTTGCATAGTGAGTTCATGTGTGTTCTCACTCGAGAGTGCATTCGAGCACACAACCTCccaattttttctttcttttttttcccccagtgaATGCCACAGGTCATTCAATCTCCACGCTTCTCCATCTACCCGTTGGTTTCCACATTTCTTTGGTTGTTTAGAGACACCGCAGCTTGTCATGAGCAAAATTCTGCAACGGGAGAAGCTCACCCTAAATGCTAATTTTCAAGccttaaaataacagaaattacACTTCTGACTGTGACATTTCCTCACAAGTGACAGCTCTAGAGCATATTTTCTGTATATCCACTCTCCTGGTGACATTTGGACGGAATAACCACactcacatacatacacaccgAGTACTACACACACTATGTTAGCGAGCAGCATGTTAGAATTCTTTTCCAGATGAAATGTGAAAGGGCCCTAATAAAATTCCTTAGCCATTATTCTTGGAGATGTATTTTCAGAGTCGGGTTCCCTTGTGTGtaaatgtatgtttgtgtgtgtgtgtgtgtaaagaggGGTAAGAAATTGCAGTAAAGTGAGGGTGAAAAAGGCCAAAGTTAGAAATCAGGGTCAGGAAAAACAAGTCAAATGCGagaagtgaaagaaaagcaacatCAAACTGACAAAATTAGAGAAGAGAGAGTAACACAAAAGGAAGTGAGCGAGATAAAGAGAGGAAAGGAAATCTGTCATCGTCCAGCAGCAGAAGGTTGCAGCTGTTCACTCTCAGCAATGTCGAAATCATTTTCCCATTCTACCGAGCATCTATGTTGTATGAATAGTTTTGAGTAATGGCCACTCCTGGGGATTCTGGGTGACGTAGGTGTCCTGGCCTAAGAGCCAATTCGATGCAAGAAGAATTTGTAAATCCTGGTTCTCGGGCCAAACATGCTAACGAGTTGAGACTGAAATCCAAAAGCCCGGCCAGGAGGCAGATTGGCGAATTATTTGCCATCAAGCTGAAACAGAGAGCTCTTTATACATGGCAAGGAGTGTGAAAGCTTGGAATTTATTTTTCTGGCTAACAAAACCTTACTCTGTGTGTTAAGGTCAGACCAGAAATTTGAACAtatacagtgtattttttattgtaatgtcCATAATAATCTGGCAAGTAGAGTATTGTaagtattctttttttattgatgGAACTACATTCATAATAAAGGGCGCTTAAATGCTCATTTAGACCCTTCATACATGTCACTGACTTTGCACAGATAAGTCTTTCTTTAGGCTTTCAGTGTTTACTGCCCTGTGATAATAtcaatataataatacaaagtGATATCATCTCATAGCATTTAAGTTGTAAAACATCTGACGCAGCACTGGACTTCATAAAATCTGCGCTTCACACATTTGACGATTTGTGATTGTATGAATTATGCTGCTCTCATGTCAAACCATTattcaccactagatgtcaccgTGCCACTGTCAGTGTCGCTTTTCTCAGTGTCACTATTGCTTGTTTCTCtaaatgtgtgtaaatgagGCGTTTCTAGGATTTATTAAATGCTGTGGCAGAGTGGGGACCAAGAACAAAGCACATGGGGAACACTGGCCATAATTTTATATACATGTTGGATAACAGTTTTTATAGTTTTCCAATGTATTTAGAGATTTAACTTATATACAAGTCACAAACCTACTGAAGTAGCTTAATAAAGCAGAAGTTGCATAACTAAAATATATTCAAAGTACGTATGGGAAACATACTCAGGATCGTACATGTTATTTTATTGGATTATTGGATGCTTGATAGCTTGAGCTACTTTAATGCAAGTTAAGTTGAAAaagaataacaaaataaagctttaaaataTGTAGAAACTTGAGTAAGGATTCAAGTAAAAGCAGAAAGTAGTAttagaaatatttaaataaagtacACATACGTAAATTACTTGAGTAAATGTACTCGGTTATATTACATTTGGTCCTAACAGCAGTCTGGTCTGGTGGCACCGTGGGGATTGTCTGCTAAcatgaaataatgaaaaatgttaagattttctgattttctttctGAAATAAGAAAATTTGCAACCAATAAAGGAACAATTTTGTTTTGACATTTGTAATTGAACAAAAAAATCAAGTTGTTAAGATGGAAACTTGGATTTTTGGTGTCTAGGTTTTTCATAGATGACATGGTCTACTATAATGACAATATTAGtactaatactactactactactacaattactactactaataaaataataaatacaaaaatgaaatcCTTATTAGATGTGGCAAAATTTGAACTGTACAAATGATTTACTTACCCTTCGAAGCTCCTGAACGTTTCAGCGACTGAGAATGTGTTTTAAATGGCTGGTTTTGTAGGGATTTATCAGAATAATATATGCCATATTATTACCTACCTCATTACACTGGTGAGCTAGTGAGCGAATTCACACGGGTGAACGCTTTCACCGGTCCAATGTAATCAGGAGGATAATGACTGTTACACAAGAAAGCAACTGTGTTAGCACTTTTTCTAATATGCACATAATGAACCCTCAGAGGTGTAATCTGTTGTGTACAGTGGTTTTCGTCTGAGAGGAGAAGCAAATGTGTgacagtgggaaaaaaaagtggtcTCATGTGGGTGAAAGGCTGAATGATTCCGTGTTATTTTAGTAGGACATTTGTCAACTTTAGAAATGTCAACGGTTCAATTCAGTCACACTCACACTGATGGATTGTGGGGCAGCAGGGAATATCCgacagaaaaacagactgaaaaatgATGGGGGAGAGATGGAAGAGCAGGGGAGGGAACGAAACAGAAGGGGATTACTGACTGAGAAAAAGAGGGGCAGTGTTAAAGACAaagtcagagaaaaaaaatgcagcgaAAAGcctgaaaaccaaaacaaaaaaatgagtcCGTTGCTTTCGTCAATTAGACAGCCAGTTTGGCAGACTGGCTGACTGGAAATGACTCATACAAACATAATCTAAATTCAAGAGCCTGTCAGGGTTTGTTTCCTATTAGTTTTTCTGTGTATCTGCAATTGCAGACCGTAGAAATAAAGGGCATAGAAAAACTTGACCTGAAGTCAAACAGGGACATTGGTTTCCTCAGTCATATTTTCTCTATGTTCATCTTTTATAGTCGGTCTCATCACTGCCATTTACTGCCCATCCGTTAAACAAGGTATGGTCTCTTCCATGGCATTAGGTTTGGCATATGTTTGATCATAAAGTCCTCCTTGTTCTCTTGGATGTTTACTTTAAGTGTCACAACGGTAGATCAACTGCCTCCATTTCACCCTATCCCTATACATCCTTCTGTCACACTaacctctgcatgtcctccttcgcTACATCAATGAATCTTCTCTCTCATCTTTTCCTCCTGCATAGCAACTCCATCAGCATCCTTTATCCAATATCTCTCTTCTGCACATGTTCAAATCATCTCAGCCTTGTCTCGCTGACT
The genomic region above belongs to Oreochromis aureus strain Israel breed Guangdong linkage group 14, ZZ_aureus, whole genome shotgun sequence and contains:
- the fzd4 gene encoding frizzled-4 gives rise to the protein MPGMMVSLTGSAVLLLSGLVAPLCLVRAFGDEVEEMTCDPIRISMCQGLGYNVTKMPNLVGNVLQSDAELQLTTFTPLIQYGCSSQLKFFLCSVYVPMCTDKVPIPIGPCGSMCLSVKKKCLPVLHEFGFIWPEELNCSLFPPQNDHNHMCMEGPGDEDPPYQPVRHPPHQEECHALGSAPDQYTWLKQTESCTLQCGYDSGLYRRGAKVFTDAWMAVWAVLCFLSTTLTVLTFLLDSQRFSYPERPIIFLSMCCNLYSVAYLVRLTLGRERVSCDLDAAAVPILVQEGLKSTGCSIVFLLLYFFGMASSLWWVILTLTWFLAAGLKWGHEAIEMHSSYFHIAAWAIPAVKTIVILIMRLVDADDLTGLCYVGNQQQEALTGFVVAPLATYLLIGTLFICAGLVALFKIRSNLQKDGAKTDKLERLMVKIGVFSVLYTVPASTVIGCYLYQLSNWGEFRASTQDSYVASEMLRIFMSLLVGITSGMWIWSAKTLHTWQRCSARLLRDSRASRGGKRAPGESWIKPGKGNETVV